TCCGACCCATACCATAACCCATCTTCCCGATCTCCATTTCAAAGGAGAAAGAAACCGAGGAGAACAAGAACGCAGCCATGGCGGTGTCGATCGAGCTGACCAAGGAGTATGGGTAcgtggtgctggtgctggtggcCTACGCCTTCCTCAACTTCTGGATGAGCTTCCAGGTCGGCAAGGCCCGCAGAAAGTAAGTCCCCGAACTGTACGCCGCCACGGCTGTTCCTGTTCATCTCTGTCCGTTTCGTCCGCGATAGATTTGATGGATTTCGCTGTGTTCTGGATCAGGTACAAGGTGTTCTACCCCACCATGTACGCGATCGAGTCGGAGAACAAGGACGCCAAGCTCTTCAACTGCGTGCAGGTGCCCCCAAGATTTCCGCCATCCTCTAATCGTGTTGCTAACTGCTCTCGTGTGGGGTTGATTTATTGGGAGGAGCGGCAGCGCTAAATTTTCTGCGGATTTATGTGGTTGTGAGCGCAGAGGGGGCACCAGAACTCGCTGGAGATGATGCCGATGTTCTTCGTCATGCTGCTGCTCGGCGGTCTGCAGCACCCGACCATCGCCGCCGGGCTGGGGGCCCTCTACACGGTCGCGAGGCTCTTCTACTTCAAGGGATACGCCACCGGCGTCCCGGATAACCGCCTCAAGATTGGGTATGTGTTCTTGGCAATTAGCAGTAGCTTCCTGTTGTTTCTCTCCCCTCTAAATTGTGCATACTTAGTGAGATTAGATGCCTAAGATTGCTGACAAAATGATAACAACATACACATTTTGCTGCATTCGGagaaaaaatatcatgtattgGAGAATTTGTATAGGTTTGCGGTTGTTTTGGAAACTTCAGTCTTCATGAATCCCGTATAATATACGCATACAACTGATCCACTAACTGTAATTAATTCTCTAAATCATCTTTATGAGTCGGCCACATCATAAAAAAGATACTTTATCTactttatatatgtatgtggTTTGACGCTTCCGCCCAATTTTATAGATACCGGATAGGACGCAGTCAGTGAACCAAACACCAGGAAGAAGTCAGTGGGGACTTCATACCTGAATGCTGGTAGTAAGCAGGTAGCCGGTGTTCAGTAGTCGGTATATAGCGCATAGTCCATTTGAGATGTCAGAGGCGCGTTTGTTGGTGCTCAGCAACAATGTGGAGCAAGTGTCTGTCGAACTTGTGCacattttttaggattttagatGAGCCTTTGTgttgagttcttcaccaccgtaTTATTTTGGCAATTTGTAGCCAAGGCCCTAGCTACTTGCCTACACACAATTTTTCCAACTTCTCAATGTTCACACAAGTCATTACTATAGGCCTACCTTGGTTGGTAGGTGAAGTTCAATTCACATTGTGTAGGTCATTGCTGATTTGCTATGGGGTAAACGGCTGAGCTGCAGGGTTAGTAGGCATGGCAAATTGTAATCCTATCGAAGCTTTGTCACGCTAACCACTTCAGGATGAGTAACTAAAGGATGGGTTGAAATAAAGTTTCATATGAAAGTGGCGATAGGTGGCACGTCATACGCCTTTAGTTGGCACTTAACTAACAGTGTGGAATAGTAGCCTACTTTTAAGTTGTTCATTGTGCTTTTGTTCTCATTTCAGCATTCTTAGTCTTATTTTGAGCATTTGTAACTAAGCCACTAGCTACTTTGTCCCAATTTCCTGTATTCACATGATTAACTGATGTTGGCGAAAACTTCGATCGGTTGGTAAGGTTTGTTCACATTGCTTAGGTTTATAAGGCCATCGCTAAGTTGCTCTGGGGTACAATTTGACCATTTTGTAGCTAAGGCACCATCTATTTGCTGCCCAACCTTGTCCAAATTTGCCGTGTTCTCCTAAGTTATTACCAAAGACGAAGACCATGGTCGGTAAGGTTTGTTCACAATTGCATAGGTGATGGGCCGTCCGTAATTTGCTGCGGTGTGAGCCATCTGTTGTTAGGCATTGCAAGTCGAATGCCACCTGCTTCTTTTTCTAGTGACTATCTCTTTGAGCTCGGATCTCACATTATTGCAAGTAATTCATCATCTTTTTATTAAGAGCAGTTCTCAGCTCTTACTTAGTCGAGTTGCTTGCGGTGTATGCTGCAGGGGGCTAAACTTCCTGGCGGTGTTTGGGCTGATCATCTGCACAGCATCATTCGGCATCAACCTGGTCATCAGGGAAATGCTCTGAAGTTCGAAGTGACCGCGTGATCTGCAAACCGGAGTGTTGGAATGCATTACTTATGACTTTGACCTAAAGTCATTTAGGTGTACTCGTGTCTTTCTTTTGAGGTTGATTAGCAAAATATGAGTGGGTGTGTATGTTTTTCACTTTTGGCTATGCCGGAATACGACTGGATGGAGAAGAGGGCTTGAAGCATGAACCTCGCAGTTCTTGCTGCTTGTTACACTCTGGCAGTCTCTGCTTTCGCTGCGAAGTGTTGACCCACGAATGTTTTAGCTTTTTTCTTCAGTATCAATGCTAAAAGGTGGCAGCTATCTTCCATCCGTTGTGCTGCCGTGGAATCATAGCCACACAGGAGACTTCTAGCCATGTTTATTTTTCGTCGTTAATTGTACTCGTCTAGGTTGCATGTCGACACAACCCGTATTCTCTATAGGCGACGTGGCATTTCGTGCATAGCCGACGTCCTGGAATCCGTGGAAACTCCAACGTTGTAAAGCCCCCAAACGTCCAGTTCAACATGCCTTCTGCATCGTCCGAGACGAAAGTGGAACAAACTAGAGTGGTCTCGCGGTCTCGCCACGGCAATCATTGGATAGATACCTCGTTATGCAGCAATGGTGACGCACAAAACCTTGCCAGGGCACAGTCGTATTGATGCGGTTAAGTGGTTTCCCTGGTAATCTGTTTTAAGTTATCGCTACAAAGACAATATATTTTGTATGAAGGTAGTAAAAAAATTGCTTCTAGATTCCCGGCACGCTATTATTTCATGAGTACTCAGCTAAGTAGTATGCAATGAATGAAATTTGTTACAAGCAGACACACCAAAGGTCTATAGCTGCCAGATGGCCTCACAGGTTTCGAGCAGCGGTGAATCTCCTCTGATCCGGCGTCGCCCTTCTGCTGACGACATGCTTGCGCACCCCTTCGTTATCGTCGTCTTCCTCGGCACTTCTCTTGGCAGTGAGGAGACAATCCTCCTGATCAACAAAGCCAACACTTCTACTCTTGGCAGCGGTTCTCCTCGGGCCCAGTTTCTCCTTCATGCTCCCCACATGCTTACGGGCCCCTTTGGACGGCAAGACATCATCGTCATTGTCTTCGTCCTGATCAATATAGTCAAAACTTCTATTCTTGCCAGCCCCTTTCATGTTTCTCTGTCCCAGCTGATTATCCTGGGTATCATCCTCGGGACGGTCGTGATTGCACTTCTTGCAGCTCTTGTTGCGTCGGAAGTTAACAAAGTCGCATCTAAGGGATAATGTCCGATTAGCATGTTGAATTGAGAACAATCATAATTCACAAAGAGAATTAGGTCGGCACATACGAGGGGCACTCCCACTCTCCAGGATTGAGCTGCCTCTTCGGACGAGGTTCTTCACATTTAAAGCATATCTTATTGCGAGAGAAGTTCATAAAGTGACACCTAAGAAAGCAGAGAGTGAGGCAAATCAAACAGTGCTGGAAtagcaaaagaagaaaaagggtaTAATGTGAGGTTAGAATATTACTGTATACAGATCCAATCGCCCATTTTCATTTCAGTGGTGGCGGCTTCTATCTTTTTTGGTCCATCTGCTTTGCATTCAAGGCAACGGCGATTGCGAGCAAAATTTAAGAAGTTGCAACTGCCAAGATAGGGGACTTTTAGAACAGGATACCATCAACAAATATTTCATTATCAAGGAATAACAATAAATAACCAGTCATGAACAACTCCCACATGCGCATGgaagaatgaaaagaaaaacagtGAAGTGAACATGACAAAAGTTCACAAATTGGGATAACCCTTCATACTGTAGCTTAGGCTAACAGTTAACAAATAATAATTCCTTTACcttcaaatcaaaatcaatTGCAACCCGCACACTAAGAGGTGTACTCCCACCATGACTAAATAAAGGTTGTCACAGGATTCTTGCGGTTAAATGTTTTAAACATTGACTAGTGCTATAATAGTATAGGCAAAAGTATGTATAATGACCAAATGGAATACAATATCATAAGGTTTTTTTCGGAAATACTTTCGTCATGGCCTATGAGGATTTACACATCAAGGAACTGCTCGGGGATTTAAAGTTGATTTGAAATAGTATTGCTCCTTTACTTCATTTCTAATCTTTTTTAGATCATCTATGGATATTAGGATGTTGGAAATTCTATCACAAAATTAGATATGGTTGGAACTTCTGAACTTGGCTCAAGCTCCTATGGGTAGACTGTTACTGCACATACAAATATGCTTTGCTAACAGTGTAAGTTTAGCTGAATATTTCAGAATGCTACACCATAATGCTCCAGGATTGAAATTAGTAACATTCTTATGAGATGACAGGGAAGCAGCTTGATGCCTTTAACGAAGAAATACATTGGGTCAATATGTTGTATGTGTACATTCTATTTGTGTGAAATCAAACACAGAAAGTACATATATTGGAACATATAGGAACCAGCAGAGAAGTTTGATAAGATGTTCAACAAAATGGGTGTAGCAACTAGCAAAATTTAACAGAAAAACTTGTACACAGAAGAGCATAATGTATGGCCATTACCATTAAAAATGCCACTACTGTATTACAGAGTTATGGTTATCAATTGTCGGAAGTGTGGCAAGTCATAAATAAGGATAGAAACCACTTTCATGGAACTACTACTTTTAATGAATGTCTTGTTAATATAGTGACGTGCAGTTCTCGTACGTGttcgagaagaaaaaaatgaacgTTGATGGTGTTCCAATGGAAATTAGTGGTCaagaaccaacaaaaaaaatgatagCTACAAAGATGACCTTCAGTAAAATGATATCAAGTAAAATACTCTTCTAACTGTTGCAACCACATATAGTACAATCACAACTCAGTAAAAGAGTCAAATCCATGCAGAAATGACTCGTGCTAATAATGGCCCCTAGCTTATGCTTTCTACAGGTTGAGTGAAATTAATCTTGATCCCTGCCCTCACATGAATGTGTCATAAGAATAAAAAAGCTGCTCCCAGGGAGAAAACAACCAAAATATCAAAAGTAAGTAATCTTACAGCGCGTTGTAAAGAAACAGCCTGCAAAGTTCAGAAGACAGAGAAGACAGGGCAGCAAAAGACTTGATTTGCATAGCATAAAGAACTTACTTCGGACACAGCCAATCGCCCTTCTTCATTTCAGTTGCAGTCATTTCAATCCCCTTACCAACTGAGCCCCGAGACTTGGCAGCTGATTCTTTGCTCTTTGCAAACAGTTTGGATGATGACTCCTGCTTGCTAGAAGTTTGAAATACAGGTTTAGGAAGAGATGGATCAATTGCTTTCTCACTAAGTTTAGTAAGCTCCAAGAGAAGCTTTCTTGCAGATTCTTGCACGCCTCCATCAACTGAGTTTTCTCCTGAAAGGCTGCTTGGCTCTATTGCATAAGTCAGCAGTATGCGCACAACATCAACAGTCCGAGCTCCTTCCTCGGCCTTGGGAATGACATAAGCTTTATCACAAGATCCACGTAATTTGCAAACGCTGCATGCCTGTTATCAGGGTACAAACTAATGATATTGATATTGTGAAGACAATATTAAATGACTTAAGTGGGCAAAGTATTATATGTTAGAAAAAACAACAAACCATTACACGGAGAAAACAAGTTTAGAATGGACAGTTAAACTTACATCTCCTTCTTCGACCTGCACAAACTCTCTCAGCCTTTTAGCAGAATTGACAGCCTTTCGGTAGATATTAGGACAGCCACACTCAACAATAACTTGAATATCCTGCTTTGGAAGGAAGCTGCAATAGTAAAgcattcaaataaaaaatccaaTCAAGCCAGAAATATACAATGCTTACTGCCAGGTCTAGACGTGAAAAGTGCGAAGACTCGGTTACTGATCTAATCACTGATGATGGCAAAGACCCAGATATTGGCTTTTTAACTATTATTATGGTTTCTCTGCGTAACATTTAATTCTCATGTTAATCACAAGCTGGCAGTTAGGAAGGGAGTTGATGATTCAACACTATCATAAGAATTGAGTGCTCTACTAAACATGCTCAGATGTAGGGCAGAAATGTAGTAGAAATTATTCAGCCTACTAACTAAAACGCAGAAAGCAGAAAGTCTAACAATGGACGTCATACAAGTGAAGAGTTATTCGCTATTATTGTTGGGATCCTATTCCAGGAGGCAGGAGCACGCCAACGCCCAAATTAGCAACCGTTTCTGCATTTCCACTCATTCATTGGTATGATCATTTGCATAGCTGCCAACAATCCGAACTCGAAAAGCTATGCGTTCTAATTAACGCGAAACGTCATGTACTACGCAAACTACGCGAAAGAGACAGATTCAGTTCTTGCATAGAAGCAAATCACAACAGAATCATAAGATTTCTTCCACCTGAGGAGATCGAAGCGCTCGCGCGCGAACTTGAGGCAAGCGTTCTTCACCCTGTTCAGGTCCCTGAAAGGGTAAGTATCATCCGAAGCCACGGCGTCCTCAgcagccaccgcctcctccccatcTCCGGCGGAGCCCTCGGTAGCACTCGGGGCGCAAGCGGGGGCGGCCCGCTCGAAGTACCCCTTGGCCCGCAGCTTGTCGAGGAAGTCGCCCCACTCCGGCCACGGGTGACCGGAGGACACGGCCGCGGCGGCAGAGTCGGCGGCGACATCGACAGCAGCGGTGGCGGAGGAGCATAAGCGGAGGGAGAGGAGCGGCCCCGGGAGGCGGCGAGAGGAGTTGGGGAGGAGGGAGGTGGAGGCTAGGCGACAGGAGCGGAGAAAGGAGGAAGTCAGGGTGAGGGTTAggagcttggaggaggaggaggccatggcGGACGGGTAGCGGCGGACGCGGAGATCAGGTGAGCATGGAGGCGGGCTGGGTGCGGAGAAGGGGAATGGATGGAGGATTAGGGTTTAAGGGGTTTAGAAGCGCCTTCGTTCAGGGTGGCTTACCGCTTAGCCTACGGTAGTACAATTCGATAACAATACCGTGTATATGGAGCACGACTATTCCTAGGATTATGAGACGATTTCTTTATTTGAGGTGACCCAGCAAGCCAAATAAATAAAGTCAGCGGCAAGGGTCAATTCAGAAATGAATACTTTACACTACAATTCAGAAAGTATTAGTTGATATTCTGTGTGATAAAATGTTCTCGTCGTTTGGTGAAAATATTATTCGTCGTATCTATCTTCGATGTCCTATAAATATAGAAATTAGAAAAGTATATAGGTTTCAGAGGTCCTTCGGTTTATATGGGAGATTTGCTTAAAAGGGAATTCATATTGtagaataaaatataaataattttaagAAAGTGTGTCAAAAGATTTAAAATTTTAAGTATAAGAAACGATTTATGTGTGTAGTTTGTTACATCATCAAGCATCATCTAAGCCTAAGTAATTAATCTTTCACCGTCTGGTCTAGTCTCTCTCCTCCAACATTGAGAAATTAGGTTGAAATTGTTTTAGCTTGTGCTACTCGTTCAAGTATTagatcttgctgaaattgtgGTTTATATCCATTGATATGTATTAGTGATAATCCCAGTAATGTATTCCAACCAACGCGCCACTTCTAAAGTATTTAACCCTTTTTGATGAGGATTGGAGAGTAGAATCCTCGTACCTTGTAGGTAATAAGTAGTATTAGAGGCAAATTGTCTATCGTTGCCTTTGAATATACTAGATATCGTCTAGAGAGCATGTGAATAGGtgattctaaaaaataaaacttcatGATAGATTAATAGAATCTGGATACTTTGGGTCAATCCAGAACTTTTGGGGTCCAGAGGTTTCGAGCTCCACCCGGATAGTCCAGCTAGAACTCAAAATTGAAATATAAGTAACCCTAAGCAAGCCTAGTTGACTCAAAGGGTTACCACAGGTTTCAAAGGTTGTCTAAAGACTTTTCTGCTAACCATCTGCAGTCACAAACTCTCAAACACAAAGATCGGACAATTTCCCTAAGGATTAACAGAACAAGAATAGAAGCAAGAACACAAATGAGACAAGGAtttattttctgaagttcagatTCAACGGCcatacgtctccattgaggtgcTCATAAAGAGTCAGATCTTTTTCAAtccttatcctcaccaagcgaccacgaAGATCAAGCTTAGACTTACTCAAAGCTTTCTCTTCCCTTACGGAggtgaggatgaccttcacaaacttcttgggaTATTCCATAAGCTTGTGTACTCTCCGAGTGACGCCTAACTGTCTAGAAGctctaagctccaagagtaacgaacATGAATCAACGGCTTGATGataaactcaagtgctcaaatgatggagttatgctcactagcactcagtCTCACTTTCCTAACCTAACTCTCAAAAactttgcaagatttgatgtACTAGAGGAGTGAgaggggctattgaatggctatgaatgtTCTCGAGTTGGTTCAACAATAACATCTAATAAATGCTGGGGTGAGGAGGTATTTATACACttcctaaaaaaactagctgttaaagtttctttttttactgacccggagtctccgggttaggtAAATCATTTAGACATTAACTGGAGCACCCCTCCTCGGAGTAAAATCCGAAGATTCTGGTAACCCGAAAcatctgggtcaacccggagcATCCGAGTTGGCTTAAAAACCAAAATCAAGCACCCTTTATTGGAGCTAAACTCGATATTCCggtaacccggagtatccggatcagCCTAGAACATACGGGTACAGACAACACTTAGAACTTTTTAGTATTTATGGGTGATTGTCTCTCTCAATTTTTAGGTTAATAAGGGTACTTTGAGCATTAGGACATCTTTAAGTCTATCTATACGCATCTcccttaatagtacgacacacTTAAACTCaaactcaaaaataaaatgaatttaaatattttgagtaactacatgccgcttGTCTTTTCTTTTAAAGGGTAGCCAACGTCTTTTGACATATTCAACATGACTAATATATgttcataattttattaaacTCGTTAGTTCCGTAATTGTTTGTCATCAGTTATCTAAAACCATATAGGAGATCTATATGCACTTTCAGCCTTGTCGGCACAATAGACCAAACACTAAACAACAAGGGGACATCTAGTGACCCTTGTGACATTTATCTCATTTTTGGATATGTGCTGGTGAGAGGAGTTTTGATACACTCTACTCTTCTTATGAAGCTTCATCATCACTTTACTTGTGAAAGGGCTCTCATGGCCAGTACTACACAACTATCAACTCATCCTCTTGCTCATCAAAGAGTGtgtttgtcggaggatgaactcctgtcgcagggatcccgagagacccctttttaaagattcggccgggggaatgatcctgaacgagcttgtctggaaaataaatgggaacggaaataaatgcagtggctggtggtgggagatgatcgacctagtgcaagaaagatgggtgcatcggggtttagacaggttcgggccgcacgggggcgtaacaccctactcctgtgtgagtgttatatctctccttgaagggaattcttcaaggatgtatctggttacaggggtgagctgtctacagagagctcgaggctctcgtgttctagcttggcttgagcttgtttatgatgttcttcgccttttgatctgggcttcgggtgcttcttgagggttgtcgGGGCTTTCTTGTCTTGTTCACCTCATTTTCGgtctgtctacagagagcttcgggtgcttcttgagttctccatcctttccttttatacgcgcgccgacctcgacttatccagaatgggaaagagtgggcgcgaatgccaaggcgccacggagaaaggcgtcatcattccgtcttggcgaagtgacaggggcggtggaaaattgcggcgtgcatccgaccacccgccactttggatgtcctccggcgccattaagagggcccaccgggcagccacagaggtgcccggtgcgcccaccctgtcttattcttctgccagggcacggtggcaggcggagcgcttcgattttggcaacgttatcccgaggcacccgggtgaaacaggacgggacccgtgcatttaatggacccacgcccccctgccagagcatggcagggtctgacactagggcgtgggcagctgagaatgtcaggatgtcaggatgtcaggccgcgcgtacctattaaatgcggcattgggcctttgactggctgacaccccgacgatgggacccttcgggtcgtcggatgatcttgcgcgaaccttcggggaaccgagtcctcgggggctgccacgtgcagccccgagcactctctcccgagcactccggtgagaccttcggggaaccgagtcctcgggggctgccacgtgcagccccgagcacttgggggagaccttcggggaaccgagtcctcgggggctgccacgtgcagccccgagcactctctcccgagcacttgggggagaccttcggggaaccgagtcctcgggggctgccacgtgcagccccgagcactctctcccgagcacttggctgtttggatcatcgggggactacagtactcgggggtaggcgagaacccttccgagcacttccttcccggtacttggactctgcggatcatcggggaactggggtgctcgggaaccagaggcggcggccccgagcaccttctcccgggacttagcttcttcttatcttgcagggtggacctcgcgggatggtgacgcgtggcggatggccggcccggtctcgggactcagggacccctggttcctgatacaccgacagtgttGACATCATAATCTGATATGGTATCTTCGTCAAAGAACGCATCAAACTTCGTAAAGCAAGGTTTATCCTCCATAATCTTTTTCTCTATATTGGCGACTACTCGGTAGCGAGAGATGCTGGAAGTTGAGGCAAGAGTCGTAGTCGAGGTTTTTGACCTACTTGCCATATAATCTCGTGATTAATCATCGGGCTTGATGGTAGAAATTCGCCATAGAAGATCGAGGAACGTGTTAACTTCTTAGGCTTCATGTAGATGTCGAATCTGAAGTCATCGTATAACTTGTCATCCAAGTAGCCTCTTACCAGAGACTTGATGTGCTTAGTTGATCAAAATATGTCTTGTTGTATCCCTATGGACGACGCCCGCTGTTAATGATTGGTAAAGTCGATTatgcaaatatttatttaaagtatAGATACATGATCATCAACTGTATATATCGAAGATGACACGAAATTTCAAACAGGTTCAAGCATCCTTTAGGATAATAACTATATATTATATTCTGCCTGATTAATCTTAGTAAAAGATAATTATAATAGGGTATGTCTAAATCTAAGTCTGAAATGCATTCTAAGACATGAGACTCTTATCGAATAAATTCAGTTGTCGCTCGAATCTATTGTGGATCTCAATATTTTATTTCTGTTTCTATCTAACTAGACTTTATGTTTGTATTGTTTGACTGCCTTATAACTTATCTTACTCTCTTAACTCCATCAATCCCTCTCTAGACATACCTCCTCTATTTATTTAGTCAGATCAGCAGGACATATCATACTCGGAGTCTCTGAGTGTAACATTTTCATGTTTTATTACTTTTGAATATATAGAGGACTACCTTTAATTCCATgatggtttttttttacaacatgATAAATTAACGTATGTTTTATTTACCTTATGGTAGTTATATAACTTACCATACGAGACTAAG
The nucleotide sequence above comes from Phragmites australis chromosome 4, lpPhrAust1.1, whole genome shotgun sequence. Encoded proteins:
- the LOC133915616 gene encoding uncharacterized protein LOC133915616; this encodes MAVSIELTKEYGYVVLVLVAYAFLNFWMSFQVGKARRKYKVFYPTMYAIESENKDAKLFNCVQRGHQNSLEMMPMFFVMLLLGGLQHPTIAAGLGALYTVARLFYFKGYATGVPDNRLKIGGLNFLAVFGLIICTASFGINLVIREML
- the LOC133915615 gene encoding zinc finger protein VAR3, chloroplastic-like — its product is MASSSSKLLTLTLTSSFLRSCRLASTSLLPNSSRRLPGPLLSLRLCSSATAAVDVAADSAAAAVSSGHPWPEWGDFLDKLRAKGYFERAAPACAPSATEGSAGDGEEAVAAEDAVASDDTYPFRDLNRVKNACLKFARERFDLLSFLPKQDIQVIVECGCPNIYRKAVNSAKRLREFVQVEEGDACSVCKLRGSCDKAYVIPKAEEGARTVDVVRILLTYAIEPSSLSGENSVDGGVQESARKLLLELTKLSEKAIDPSLPKPVFQTSSKQESSSKLFAKSKESAAKSRGSVGKGIEMTATEMKKGDWLCPNCNFLNFARNRRCLECKADGPKKIEAATTEMKMGDWICIQCHFMNFSRNKICFKCEEPRPKRQLNPGEWECPSCDFVNFRRNKSCKKCNHDRPEDDTQDNQLGQRNMKGAGKNRSFDYIDQDEDNDDDVLPSKGARKHVGSMKEKLGPRRTAAKSRSVGFVDQEDCLLTAKRSAEEDDDNEGVRKHVVSRRATPDQRRFTAARNL